Proteins from a single region of Styela clava chromosome 1, kaStyClav1.hap1.2, whole genome shotgun sequence:
- the LOC120335138 gene encoding serine/threonine-protein kinase 36-like, translating to MDRFHVLELIGEGSFGKVFRGRRKHTGHAVALKFIPKAGRAEKELKSLRREITIMSGLKHPNIIELLDHFETEKDVVVVTEFAEGELFQILEDDGKLPEDQIRCIAHQLVSALYYLHSHRILHRDMKPQNVLIGKGGVVKLCDFGFARAMSINTLVLTSIKGTPLYMSPELVEEKPYDHNADLWSLGCILYELFVGKPPFYTNSIFQLVSLIIKDDIKWPKSMSDDFRTFLRGLLTKDPNKRLTWPYLLKHPFVRGKICIIEEDPDTNIPLTITPTQEMLTAKEKMAKELSSKGGGSKILKKARQKMAAASKKNEENNKNTKALNSSTSKSKMERSANLQSSKTSQKSSLGNKSSNNLKKTERSASKSAMSMQDVTLDEDDGINDSDDDWQEIIDATNPDNMQLTTPMTLLSDKEFRKKILDQMTSAEEKILSADLKAASQLRSPIRVITNLLTTKCDAEVLYRFCDSLDIPDRIVQLLTKLMTNSSIRKQLWFPQLAADILALLTAYAASDFNIKNIDGESIQKYADSAIKIVSLIKSVLTPTLDPHHRVEDQALLCLVFICESCDHGQTKFVCEKVYSHIVESGLLKIVSEGASEYMRWKQQIESHMTEGDTSSKRAHEIQALYMSALAACVYSPVVGFLTRNYKRVGATQLAQIVQSDRSAIDNIFVGISDPSTAINILKIIYSCCQSSHDVCRSFSTPQNLDQLLRLMQGRFEIGDAALKQGFEITLNLLSVLVQAHPDTLLELLKEYLSLFATIFIESEVPTHILAAATLINELSNIGAIFELNISDFFASVSMAVANLTEVDTLPSYDRGLLDGVVDMIKQLVTEGGDQPAAQEFMECGSWNALWHRLAHSLRVDFNDGAETETIPSARPVNHPAREHDVYDPMLLSPEGILSFLHVALAVFTLEPYQCVPLLSASDSVVVLCLLALLGEEFKKYLNPTVKTPVLDEDSDGSIHTDIVLQVLRCFCFPFAIDTNEMFLHQIFECLCEVNLVSIVLNQCKCSVPYARLDVPIGLICRLALSHKPCLGEFTSCLRGDVTKSLASILIHEETRPITTCDLLSLLGHVARMTPENAKSVSDVVLKPCVSDSTPAILPCLSSTDVTVRTKSCSLLGNLLRKQNQGIIQDLPSKIKSDIFESLHQCLAVSEGMVRRSASFAFGNIAYMGCTESNGDGNTASTVSKDLGKHLEKAVPLLTNLLNDATPKTRSNVSFTLGNLSDWGSSLRESIQDSHALKRLLDVALQDNQMCVKQAAFVALRTAASHVSLKKDLLKQNAEEKLVEFVTNSGQNQSTTLPASARYAFSPRMVSARTRPSTYSSQSKVVIDHAKKLIHELRLID from the exons TTGCGGAAGGTGAACTATTTCAAATTCTTGAAGATGACGGAAAACTTCCAGAAGATCAAATCAGATGTATAGCACACCAACTTGTTTCAGCTTTATATTATCTACATTCTCATAGGATATTACATAG AGACATGAAGCCACAAAATGTATTGATTGGAAAAGGAGGCGTCGTTAAGTTATGCGACTTCGGTTTTGCCAGAGCAATGAGCATCAATACACTTGTATTAACTTCCATCAAAGGCACACCGTTGTATATGTCCCCGGAATTAGTCGAAGAAAAACCTTACGATCACAATGCTGACTTATGGTCTCTTGGTTGTATTTTGTACGAACTTTTTGTCGGGAAACCTCCGTTTTATACAAACAGTATTTTTCAACTTGTTAGCTTGATTATCAAGGATGACATCAAGTGGCCAAAGTCAATGAGTGATGATTTTCGTACTTTTCTACGAGGGCTTTTAACTAAAGATCCAAATAAAAGATTAACCTGGCCTTATTTACTAAAACATCCATTTGTACGAGGTAAAATTTGCATCATTGAAGAAGATCCTGATACAAATATACCTCTTACAATCACTCCGACACAAGAAATGCTTACGGCAAAAGAAAAGATGGCAAAAGAACTCAGTTCGAAAGGTGGTGGGtctaaaattctgaaaaaagcTCGACAAAAGATGGCAGCAGCGAGCAAAAAGAACGAAGAAAATAATAAGAATACAAAAGCGCTCAATAGCTCAACTTCAAAATCGAAAATGGAGAGAAGTGCAAATCTTCAGTCATCCAAGACCTCTCAAAAGTCATCTTTAGGGAATAAATCAAGTAACAACTTGAAAAAGACTGAAAGATCGGCGTCAAAATCAGCCATGAGCATGCAAGATGTCACACTGGATGAAGATGATGGTATAAATGACTCTGATGATGATTGGCag gAAATTATTGACGCTACTAATCCTGACAACATGCAGCTTACAACTCCAATGACTCTCCTCAGTGACAAAGAATTCCGGAAGAAAATACTTGATCAAATGACTTCAGCAGAAGAAAAGATTTTGTCAGCTGATTTGAAAGCAGCCTCTCAACTTAGGTCACCAATCAGAGTGATAACAAATTTATTAACAACTAAATGTGACGCTGAAGTATTGTACAG ATTCTGTGACAGTCTCGACATCCCTGATCGAATTGTGCAACTTTTAACAAAATTGATGACTAATTCCAGTATACGTAAACAGCTTTGGTTCCCGCAACTTGCCGCGGATATTCTCGCACTCTTGACAGCGTACGCAGCAAGTGAtttcaacattaaaaatattgatgGAGAGAGTATACAAAAGTATGCAGATTCCGCCATTAAAATTGTATCTCTGATAAAATCAGTCCTTactccgacccttgacccccaCCATAGAGTCGAAGATCAAGCTCTACTTTGCCTCGTGTTTATTTGCGAAAGTTGTGACCATGGGCAAACAAAATTTGTCTGTGAGAAAGTATATTCTCATATTGTGGAGAGTGGACTCCTCAAAATTGTCTCAGAGGGAGCTAGTGAGTATATGAGATGGAAACAGCAGATTGAATCTCACATGACTGAGGGAGATACCTCCTCCAAAAGAGCGCATGAAATTCAAGCTTTATACATGAGTGCTCTTGCTGCATGTGTTTATTCCCCTGTTGTTGGCTTTTTAACAAGGAATTATAAGCGAGTGGGTGCGACACAACTAGCACAGATTGTACAGTCAGACCGCAGCGCTATAGACAACATCTTTGTTGGTATTTCGGACCCATCTACAgcgataaatattttaaaaattatttattcgtGCTGTCAATCCAGCCATGATGTCTGCCGCTCGTTTTCCACTCCGCAGAATTTGGACCAGCTTTTACGTCTCATGCAAGGAAGATTTGAGATTGGTGATGCTGCATTGAAACAAGGTTTTGAAATAACGTTAAACTTATTGAGTGTTCTTGTCCAAGCCCATCCAGATACTCTATTAGAACTTCTTAAAGAGTATTTGTCGCTTTTCGCTACGATTTTTATAGAATCTGAAGTTCCTACTCACATTCTAGCAGCTGCGACGTTGATTAACGAATTGAGCAACATTGGCGCGATATTCGAACTCAATATATCAGATTTTTTCGCGTCTGTGAGCATGGCGGTCGCAAATTTAACAGAAGTGGATACTCTACCATCGTACGATCGTGGATTACTGGATGGCGTAGTAGACATGATAAAACAGTTAGTAACGGAGGGTGGGGACCAACCGGCCGCCCAAGAATTCATGGAGTGTGGATCATGGAATGCACTCTGGCACAGGCTTGCTCATTCTCTTCGTGTTGATTTTAATGACGGCGCTGAGACAGAGACGATTCCATCAGCGAGACCTGTGAATCATCCGGCACGTGAACATGATGTTTATGATCCAATGCTGTTGTCACCCGAGGGAATCTTGTCTTTTTTGCAT GTTGCATTAGCAGTGTTCACTCTTGAACCATACCAGTGTGTTCCCCTTCTTTCTGCAAGTGATTCAGTAGTGGTTCTTTGCTTGTTAGCGTTATTGGgagaagaatttaaaaaatatttgaatcctacTGTGAAGACTCCTGTGTTGGATGAAGATTCAGATGGAAGTATACATACTGATATTGTATTACAG GTGCTGAGATGTTTCTGCTTCCCATTTGCAATTGACACAAATGAAATGTTCCTACATCAAATATTCGAATGTCTCTGCGAAGTCAATCTTGTTTCTATAGTTTTGAACCAATGCAAGTGTTCTGTTCCGTATGCTAGACTCGATGTCCCTATTGGACTGATATGCCGACTTGCTTTAAGTCACAAGCCATGCCTTGGTGAGTTTACATCTTGTCTTAGAGGGGATGTAACAAAGAGCTTGGCATCCATTCTGATTCATGAAGAAACAAGGCCTATCACTACCTGCGATTTGTTGTCCTTATTGGGGCACGTAGCAAGAATGACCCCAGAAAATGCAAAATCTGTAAGTGACGTTGTTTTGAAGCCTTGCGTCTCCGATAGCACTCCTGCTATTCTTCCATGCTTGAGTTCCACTGATGTTACTGTACGCACAAAGTCTTGCAGTCTTTTGGGGAATTTACTTCGGAAACAAAATCAAGGCATTATACAAGATTTGCCATCGAAAATTAAATCTGATATATTTGAATCGTTACATCAATGTCTCGCAGTGAGCGAAGGCATGGTCAGAAGGTCCGCATCATTTGCATTCGGTAATATTGCGTACATGGGATGTACAGAAAGTAATGGAGATGGAAATACAGCTTCAACTGTTAGCAAAGATCTTGGCAAACATTTGGAAAAAGCAGTTCCTCTTTTGACTAATTTATTGAATGATGCGACTCCGAAAACCAGATCGAATGTATCTTTCACTTTAGGAAATTTGTCCGACTGGGGCTCGTCACTAAGAGAATCAATACAAGATAGCCATGCTTTAAAAAGATTGCTTGATGTTGCGTTACAGGACAATCAAATGTGCGTCAAACAAGCTGCATTTGTTGCGCTTCGCACTGCGGCCTCACATGTCTCGTTAAAAAAAGATCTTCTGAAACAAAACGCTGAAGAAAAATTGGTCGAATTCGTTACCAACTCTGGACAGAATCAAAGTACGACTCTCCCTGCATCAGCGAGATACGCGTTTTCACCAAGGATGGTTTCGGCAAGAACGAGACCTTCAACATATTCTTCACAATCTAAGGTTGTGATAGATCACGCCAAGAAACTCATACATGAGCTTAGACTTATTGATTAG
- the LOC144422896 gene encoding uncharacterized protein LOC144422896 produces MDGDNFTHTVIDKDNKVVFTGIPNTCTNRHTYKLTLTGEGFDVTNEFDDPQNIAVDLNNLFIGRTYFVNIIILHEDGKICHKIEKEFTLGGERVARDVKLKLGKIPNRWIDVSFDQPSSTTGLLRYSVRAICNDGPNREQTTEELSITMKFLKSKTEYQITVTAVYEDHECLASTSNFIQTRTPGSTGGHPFLNINGGAANIDISKSTIQHNVLTPSFDRSPDFGTVENLQESFKTDNNNFVKLFLRWNQPSFSGHQQDYFINTFQVEIFEEGGGKYGNTEDVTFNPEDQLHQYECGPLIVIGNKPYITRVKTFYENVDTALKNVSREAIKTVKSDLKTNSHMRAPMGDTLIPTISASRSSQLPVSMPSLSNVQDQKAARENVRSKWTQGKRIKRGYFADYFIASSQQITGAVEMEMTIKQADPSVIEELANRMQTVVSLDHERLLKYIEYIPDPPNYSIYMKRLDPSIWLSLEKYIREKKQGITENDAATFTLQILEGIEFLHSKMLIHGDLKCSNIFFKKFFGIKIGEFALGRILEEKLTYSSSSDEKFIQWSPEEISGHGSFAMDKSTDVWGVGCTVYEMLTGKPPLYDKEWTQRRLFTATMLIPPIPEASKQLREFLAKSMNWKKNRVPISELKNLQWITKVEKNPVEIDSRDEHNEYLYNTKYKDRIGRGTFADVWKVSTHNGKLFAIKEILVKQAKFDRLEEKGIREFNFARKKLCHKHLIEFYGCKIEEQYEGRTYILAMELMMKTLLDEIIEVGGFDEFKTRMCACEIMEGLSFLHVKEFVHRDIRGDNILISFTGVIKIADFGFKKDLQLARTEYATRDEIGAVRWMSPEAVKGNQPVTEKMDVWSLGCTIIEMLKAKPPFDRKFTELEVKEMILDGKIVQYIPTGISESLKKLLNDVFKRKPEERPAVYKLLTEYEWMGEELTPNE; encoded by the exons ATGGATG GTGATAACTTCACCCATACTGTAATTGACAAGGACAATAAGGTTGTGTTCACCGGAATCCCGAATACGTGCACGAATCGGCACACATACAAATTAACTCTGACTGGTGAGGGTTTCGACGTAACTAACGAATTTGACGATCCTCAGAACATTGCTGTAGACTTGAACAATCTATTTATTGGAAGAACTTACTTTGTAAATATAATTATTCTCCACGAGGATGGAAAAATTTGTCATAAAATCGAAAAGGAATTTACCCTGG GTGGCGAACGCGTTGCCAGAGACGTGAAATTGAAATTGGGGAAGATTCCGAATCGATGGATCGACGTCTCATTCGACCAGCCCTCATCAACGACTGGGCTACTTCGTTACAGCGTTCGTGCCATATGCAACGACGGGCCAAACAGAGAACAAACGACCGAAGAGTTGTCAATCACTATGAAATTTCTCAAATCAAAAACCGAGTATCAGATAACCGTGACAGCTGTGTACGAAGATCACGAATGTCTCGCGAGCACCAGCAACTTCATTCAGACGCGAACACCAG GATCAACTGGAGGGCATCCCTTCTTAAATATCAATGGCGGTGCTGCAAATATCGACATAAGCAAATCGACTATTCAGC ACAATGTACTTACCCCTTCATTTGATCGATCACCAGACTTTG GTACCGTGGAAAATTTGCAAGAATCTTTCAAAACTGACAATAACAATTTCGTGAAGTTATTCCTTCGATGGAATCAACCGTCGTTTTCTGGCCATCAACAAGATTATTTCATCAATACCTTCCAAGTAGAAATCTTTGAAGAAGGTGGTGGAAAATATGGGAATACTGAAGATGTGACATTCAATCCAGAAGACCAACTTCACCAATATGAATGCGGTCCGTTGATAGTAATTGGAAATAAACCTTACATAACTCGAGTCAAAACATTCTATGAAAATGTTGATACCGCCTTGAAAAACGTCTCCCGGGAAGCGATCAAAACGGTGAAATCAG ACCTGAAAACAAACTCACATATGAGAGCACCAATGGGAGACACCCTGATTCCGACAATATCTGCTTCCAGAAGTAGCCAGCTTCCAGTTTCCATGCCATCATTATCAAATGTACAAGATCAAAAAG CTGCTCGAGAAAATGTGAGATCGAAATGGACTCAAGGGAAGAGAATCAAGAGAGGGTACTTTGCCGATTATTTCATTGCTTCTTCTCAGCAGATTACTGGGGCGGTGGAGATGGAAATGACTATTAAACAGGCCGATCCTTCG GTTATTGAAGAACTGGCCAATCGCATGCAAACTGTGGTTTCTTTGGATCATGAGAGGCTATTGAAGTATATTGAGTATATCCCGGATCCACCAAACTACTCAATTTATATGAAGCGTTTGGATCCAAGCATTTGG CTTTCGCTTGAAAAATACATTAGAGAAAAGAAACAAGGTATAACAGAAAACGATGCAGCTACCTTCACACTTCAAATACTTGAGGGGATTGAGTTTCTGCACAGCAAAATGTTAATACATGGAGATTTAAAGTGTTctaatattttcttcaaaaaattttttggaaTTAAGATAG GTGAATTTGCTCTTGGAAGAATACTTGAAGAAAAGCTGACATATTCATCTTCTTCGGATG AAAAATTCATTCAATGGAGCCCAGAGGAAATTTCAGGGCATGGATCTTTTGCAATGGACAAAAGTACTGATGTTTG GGGTGTAGGATGCACAGTATATGAAATGCTTACTGGTAAACCACCTCTATACGATAAGGAATGGACACAAAGAAGACTTTTTACGGCAACAATGCTAATTCCGCCCATTCCAGAAGCAAGCAAGCAACTAAGA GAGTTTCTCGCAAAATCAatgaattggaaaaaaaatagaGTTCCTATTTCAGAACTGAAAAATCTACAATGGATTACTAAAGTCGAAA AAAATCCTGTCGAAATTGATAGCCGTGATGAGCATAATG AGTATTTATACAATACGAAGTACAAAGACAGAATTGGCCGTGGAACATTCGCCGATGTTTGGAAAGTTTCAACACATAATGGGAAGCTATTTGCAATAAAAGAAATCTTAGTTAAACAG GCGAAATTCGACAGATTGGAAGAAAAGGGAATAAGAGAATTCAATTTTGCTCGCAAGAAACTATGTCACAAACATCTGATTGAGTTCTATGGTTGCAAAATAGAAGAGCAATATGAAGGACGAACCTACATATTGGCAATGGAACTAATGATG AAAACTCTCCTTGATGAAATTATAGAAGTGGGAGGGTTCGATGAATTTAAGACAAGAATGTGCGCTTGTGAGATAATGGAAGGACTTTCATTCTTACATGTCAAAGAATTCGTCCACCGAGACATTAGAGGAGACAACATACTTATAAGCTTTACTGGTGTGATCAAAATTG CCGATTTTGGATTTAAAAAAGACCTTCAGCTTGCAAGAACAGAATACGCTACAAGAGATGAGATCg GTGCTGTTAGGTGGATGAGCCCAGAAGCGGTGAAAGGTAACCAGCCTGTTACAGAGAAAATGGATGTATG GAGTCTCGGTTGTACCATCATTGAAATGTTGAAAGCAAAACCACCATTCGATAGAAAATTCACGGAATTGGAAGTTAAGGAAATGATTCTGGATGGTAAAATTGTCCAGTATATACCAACGGGCATATCAGAATCTTTGAAG AAACTCCTGAACGATGTATTCAAACGAAAACCTGAAGAACGGCCAGCCGTCTATAAACTGCTGACTGAATACGAGTGGATGGGCGAAGAGCTGACCCCCAATGaataa